In the Quercus lobata isolate SW786 chromosome 5, ValleyOak3.0 Primary Assembly, whole genome shotgun sequence genome, one interval contains:
- the LOC115990293 gene encoding uncharacterized protein LOC115990293, translating into MAPTQKLPSKLEGAHNVKVEVVEPASNQPSIVLEDLHLGEVKEVKTTLLPMVHKVQGEIILIPHIDFVIPNEFDMVEFKALNIIVIRAVRLTDSLIAISWRRLSRATSPGHQGSRDASSNPHRDRQSAPAMQTSSIQNIQSMAAAMAELTRQNQELRMEINLRRQTREEREGGEQTQSRDDRENTEIGSQLRGTTSRAVPHLKEEMDQMRRFMEEMKENMRRTNPIEDLVHRTDSPFTASINGHPLPSKFKMPSLDSYDGTRDPFDHIATFKTTMHLQEVPDEIMCRVFPTTLKGPAQVWFSKIPPNSVSSFEELSKLFVNNFIGGQRHKRSSSNLLTIEQGENESLRSFITRFNIEALSVDEADDKLLLAAFHNGVNSDLFIHKLYEKEPQSMAELVHSAQNFMNAEDAIIAKKRKRSERVLMQIKDDPSLKWLEKMRGDPNKCNRNKYCRFHRDHGHDTNECFDLKQQIENLIRQGKLRNFLGRDNRDEKMKGKMEESSRPPLGEIRVIIGGSSIGQSSKSKKAYLKVVQSVQLSGRSPRVRSTDEAAITFTDEDAERIHHPHDDALIITLMIADYTTRRMLVDNGSSADILYYPAFQQIRLGRDQLRPVNSPLVGFGGMKVPVDTISLSVVVGAYP; encoded by the exons ATGGCACCCACTCAAAAACTACCCAGCAAGCTTGAGGGTGCACATAATGTGAAAGTTGAAGTTGTTGAACCTGCTTCTAATCAACCCTCCATAGTCCTTGAAGATCTACATCTTGGTGAAGTCAAAGAGGTTAAAACCACATTGCTTCCTATGGTTCATAAGGTTCAAGGCGAGATTATACTGATTCCacacattgattttgttattccaAATGAGTTTGATATGGtggaattcaag GCCCTCAACATCATCGTGATTCGTGCTGTTCGACTAACTGATTCCTTGATCGCtatcagttggcgccgttt ATCGAGGGCTACCAGCCCAGGCCATCAGGGAAGCAGAGATGCTTCGAGCAACCCTCACCGTGATCGCCAATCTGCACCGGCCATGCAGACTTCATCTATCCAAAACATACAATCCATGGCGGCCGCAATGGCggagttgactcgccaaaaccaagaatTAAGAATGGAGATTAATCTAAGGAGGCAGACGCGTGAAGAACGTGAGGGTGGAGAACAAACGCAGAGTCGTGATGACAGAGAGAACACTGAGATTGGAAGTCAGTTAAGAGGTACCACTTCACGAGCAGTGCCACATTTGAAGGAAGAGATGGACCAAATGAGAAGATtcatggaggaaatgaaagagaatatgAGAAGGACAAATCCTATAGAAGACCTGGTCCACCGAACTGATTCCCcctttacggcttccatcaacggtcacCCTCTACCATCGAAGTTCAAGATGCCTTCTCTGGATTCGTACGATGGAACACGAGACCCGTTCGATCACATTGCTACCTTCAAGACCACCATGCATCTCCAAGAGGTTCCCGATGAAATAATGTGCAGAGTATTCCCTACTACCCTCAAGGGCCCAGCACAAGTTTGGTttagcaaaatacccccgaattcggtgagttcttttgaagagttaAGCAAGTTGTTTGTTAACAACTTCATAGGAGGACAAAGACATAAGCGTTCCTCGTCCAACCTATTGACCATAGAGCAGGGAGAGAACGAGAGTTTACGGTCGTTCATCACCCGTTTCAACATAGAAGCCCTGAGTGTGGACGAAGCAGATGATAAGCTCTTGTTGGCGGCTTTCCATAATGGGGTGAATTCGGATTTGTTCATTCACAAACTCTATGAAAAAGAGCCCCAATCCATGGCAGAACTTGTCCATTCggctcaaaattttatgaatgcagaagacgcAATCAttgctaagaagaggaagaggtctGAGAGA GTCCTTATGCAgatcaaggatgatccttccttGAAGTGGCTGGAGAAAATGAGGGGAGATCCCAATAAATGCAATCGGAACAAGTACTGTCGCTTCCACAGGGATCATGGTCATGATACAAACGAGTGTTTCGATTTAAAGCAGCAAATCGAAAATCTCATAAGGCAAGGGAAGCTAAGGaatttccttggacgagatAACAGGGACGAGAAGATGAAAGGGAAAATGGAAGAATCATCACGACCACCCCTCGGAGAAATAAGAGTCATTATAGGGGGAAGTTCGATAGGCCAGTCatccaagtccaagaaagcatacttgaaggTAGTGCAGAGTGTCCAGCTTTCTGGACGATCACCGAGAGTAAGGTCCACGGACGAAGCAGCGATCACCTTCACGGACGAAGACGCTGAGAGAATTCATCacccccatgatgatgctctcATCATCACCTTAATGATTGCTGACTACACAACTAGAAGGATGCTTGTAGACAACGGAAGCTCGGCGGACATTTTGTATTATCCAGCTTTTCAACAAATACGGCTAGGACGAGACCAGCTCCGTCCAGTGAACTCCCCCTTAGTAGGTTTTGGTGGAATGAAGGTACCCGTGGATACTATTTCCTTATCAGTGGTAGTGGGGGCATACCCATGA